The following proteins come from a genomic window of Flavobacteriaceae bacterium MAR_2010_188:
- a CDS encoding adenylate cyclase, translating to MVFWTIAFTIFIVIRYFGIDKNQAEGFDSSYHIAIDSWLRFVLWLGAIIGTIFGTVEYIFDRFLSKKFFLVLILILKSVIYLVFLIFSLSFLSHFLELELHLDLPNESGWWQTSKTFWLVAGYFFFNSFLFLFFKMVNDKFGRNQLFNTLIGRYRRPREEKRIFMFIDLRSSTTIAEELGHYKYSQLIQDCFYDLNRIVGRYNASIYQYVGDEAVLSWPYKSGIHNNNCIDLFFAFRRTLNRRSRYYQRKYKLLPEFKVGVHGGNLIIAEVGSIKKEIAYHGDVINTTSRIQDQCNEYDKTFLISKELLDNIKLKSRYKALPIGELLLKGKQEPVKIYSIE from the coding sequence ATGGTCTTCTGGACCATTGCCTTCACAATTTTTATTGTTATAAGATACTTCGGGATTGATAAAAATCAAGCTGAAGGTTTTGATTCTTCCTATCATATTGCGATAGATTCCTGGTTGCGGTTTGTATTATGGTTAGGAGCGATTATCGGTACTATCTTCGGAACCGTAGAATATATCTTTGATCGATTTCTTTCAAAAAAATTCTTTCTGGTTTTAATTCTTATATTAAAATCGGTTATCTATCTAGTATTTCTAATTTTTTCGTTAAGTTTTTTATCTCACTTTTTAGAGCTAGAACTCCATCTAGATTTGCCTAATGAAAGTGGTTGGTGGCAAACAAGTAAGACCTTTTGGCTGGTTGCTGGATATTTCTTTTTCAATTCCTTCCTATTTCTGTTTTTTAAAATGGTAAATGATAAGTTTGGTAGAAATCAACTTTTCAACACTTTAATTGGTCGTTACAGACGCCCAAGGGAAGAGAAGCGAATCTTTATGTTTATTGACCTTAGGTCATCTACAACAATTGCTGAAGAGCTAGGACATTATAAATACAGTCAACTTATCCAAGATTGTTTTTATGATTTAAATCGAATAGTAGGAAGATATAATGCTAGCATTTATCAATATGTAGGAGATGAAGCTGTATTGAGCTGGCCATATAAGAGCGGGATTCACAATAACAATTGTATTGATTTATTTTTTGCATTTAGAAGAACATTAAATAGGAGAAGTCGTTACTATCAGAGAAAATATAAGCTACTTCCAGAGTTTAAGGTAGGAGTACATGGTGGTAATTTAATTATAGCTGAAGTTGGAAGCATCAAAAAGGAAATAGCGTATCACGGTGATGTTATTAATACAACATCTAGGATTCAAGATCAATGTAACGAATACGACAAGACTTTTTTAATATCCAAAGAATTGCTAGATAACATTAAACTTAAATCCCGCTACAAAGCGCTTCCTATTGGTGAACTTTTATTAAAAGGAAAACAAGAGCCAGTAAAGATTTATTCAATTGAATAA
- a CDS encoding Predicted PurR-regulated permease PerM — translation MDKRRTTNILLLIIVIPLIFYLLKTLKFIFIPLVFSMFIALLFLPIMRAIEKKGVPKIFSVLAVICIIIAILFGGFQLIQLTSKELLTADSHVFPQINEKIGQLFESLSTTFNFTFDNESPILPQLLSGNDFGPIIGFFNRTLTMTLMTVFFVVLWLGESINVQRVLNALLIKKRHTSIKAFIRIEDDILTFIKVKFIVSALTGIFTGLMCVFFDVSFPIFWGLFAFSINFIQMVGSFITVIVLSLFALVQLDLTSTLLFFVLSITGVQVLFGSILEPIFMGRSFSINVITVLVMLLFWGYIWGVPGMIMSIPITVFIKIILEQFPNTKIIAELISGHGIQLRKREYS, via the coding sequence ATGGACAAAAGAAGAACTACCAATATCTTATTGCTAATCATAGTAATACCTCTAATTTTTTATCTGCTAAAAACCTTAAAGTTTATATTTATTCCTTTGGTTTTTTCAATGTTTATTGCTTTGCTTTTTCTCCCGATTATGAGAGCAATTGAGAAGAAGGGAGTTCCGAAAATCTTTAGTGTGCTCGCCGTTATCTGTATTATTATTGCGATATTATTTGGTGGATTTCAATTGATTCAACTCACTAGTAAAGAACTTTTGACTGCAGATAGTCACGTTTTTCCACAGATAAATGAAAAGATCGGACAATTATTTGAAAGCTTAAGTACAACTTTCAACTTCACCTTCGATAATGAGTCGCCTATCTTGCCACAACTTTTAAGTGGCAATGATTTTGGTCCGATTATAGGTTTTTTCAACAGAACCTTGACCATGACCTTAATGACGGTATTCTTTGTGGTGCTTTGGTTAGGTGAATCTATTAACGTACAACGCGTACTTAACGCTCTGCTAATAAAGAAAAGGCATACGTCCATCAAAGCTTTTATACGGATTGAAGATGATATCTTAACTTTTATAAAAGTGAAATTTATTGTGAGCGCATTAACAGGAATCTTTACTGGTCTTATGTGTGTATTTTTTGATGTGAGCTTCCCGATTTTCTGGGGCTTGTTCGCTTTCTCAATTAATTTTATTCAGATGGTCGGGTCATTCATCACAGTTATTGTTCTATCTCTTTTCGCTTTGGTACAATTAGATTTAACTAGTACATTACTTTTCTTTGTCCTTTCTATTACTGGCGTTCAAGTACTCTTTGGTAGTATTTTAGAACCGATTTTTATGGGACGATCCTTTTCCATAAATGTGATTACAGTTCTGGTAATGCTGCTGTTTTGGGGGTATATTTGGGGCGTTCCTGGGATGATTATGTCAATTCCGATCACGGTTTTTATTAAGATTATTCTTGAACAATTTCCTAATACTAAGATAATTGCTGAATTAATTTCAGGTCATGGTATTCAACTTCGAAAGCGGGAATACTCTTAA
- a CDS encoding primary replicative DNA helicase — protein sequence MKQPNQVKGYQIDKSKIISLEKGKVPPQAPDLEEAVLGAMMIDKKGVDDVIDILNPEAFYKDAHKYIFEAIFKLFENSEPVDLLTVSSQLKRDAKLDLVGGDFYLISLTQRVASSAHIEFHARIILQKFIQRSLIKISNEIIEASYDDTVDVFDLLDNAESKLYEVTQGNVKQSTETAQTLVIKARKKIEEISNQEGMSGIPSGFDKVDKLTSGWQPSDLVIVAARPGMGKTALTLSMARNMAVNQNIPVAFFSLEMSSVQLITRLISSETGLSSEKLRTGKLEKHEWEQLNVKVKSLENAPLFIDDTPSLSIFDLRAKARRLSSQYGIKLIIIDYLQLMTAGGSQKGGNREQEISTISRNLKALAKELNVPVIALSQLSRAVETRGGSKRPLLSDLRESGAIEQDADIVSFIYRPEYYKIDEWDDEERSPTEGQAEFIVAKHRNGGLDNIRLKFIGHLGKFDNLDDFDTPFGEYHSKMNAAANDDTFKAKNYPSPSDAFGIGDDDDNDVPF from the coding sequence ATGAAACAACCTAACCAAGTCAAGGGCTACCAAATCGACAAAAGTAAGATAATTAGTCTAGAAAAAGGAAAAGTTCCGCCGCAAGCTCCTGATTTAGAGGAAGCTGTATTGGGTGCAATGATGATCGATAAAAAAGGCGTCGATGACGTTATCGATATTTTAAACCCAGAAGCATTTTATAAGGACGCTCATAAATATATCTTTGAAGCAATATTTAAACTTTTCGAAAATAGTGAGCCTGTTGACTTATTAACCGTTTCGAGCCAATTAAAAAGAGATGCCAAATTAGACTTGGTTGGAGGAGATTTTTACCTCATTTCTCTAACTCAAAGAGTCGCATCTTCGGCTCATATCGAGTTTCATGCCCGCATCATCTTACAGAAATTTATCCAAAGGAGTTTAATAAAGATTTCAAATGAAATTATAGAAGCTTCTTACGATGATACCGTAGACGTTTTTGACCTGCTGGATAATGCAGAATCCAAACTTTACGAAGTGACTCAAGGCAACGTTAAACAAAGTACAGAAACCGCCCAAACACTCGTTATAAAGGCCAGAAAGAAAATTGAGGAAATTTCTAACCAAGAAGGAATGAGCGGTATTCCTTCTGGATTTGATAAAGTCGATAAGCTTACTTCTGGATGGCAACCAAGTGATTTAGTCATTGTCGCAGCGAGACCTGGTATGGGTAAAACCGCTCTTACTCTTTCTATGGCAAGGAATATGGCGGTCAACCAAAATATTCCGGTGGCATTTTTCTCTTTAGAAATGTCTTCAGTACAGTTGATAACTCGTTTAATTTCTAGTGAAACCGGACTTTCATCAGAAAAGCTAAGAACCGGAAAACTTGAGAAGCACGAATGGGAACAACTTAACGTAAAAGTTAAATCCTTGGAGAACGCTCCGCTTTTTATTGACGATACACCATCGCTTTCAATTTTCGATTTACGAGCAAAGGCGAGAAGACTTTCATCTCAATATGGAATAAAACTTATCATCATTGATTATTTGCAATTGATGACCGCTGGTGGTAGCCAGAAAGGAGGAAATCGAGAACAGGAAATTTCAACAATATCTCGTAACTTAAAAGCTTTGGCAAAAGAACTTAACGTTCCGGTTATTGCATTATCTCAATTATCGCGTGCGGTGGAAACTCGTGGTGGTAGCAAACGACCACTTCTATCGGATCTTCGTGAATCTGGAGCTATTGAACAAGATGCAGATATCGTTTCATTTATTTACCGTCCAGAATACTATAAGATAGACGAGTGGGATGACGAAGAAAGATCGCCAACGGAAGGTCAGGCAGAATTTATCGTTGCTAAACATAGAAACGGTGGATTAGACAATATAAGATTAAAATTCATCGGGCATTTAGGTAAGTTCGATAATTTAGATGATTTCGATACTCCATTTGGTGAGTACCACAGTAAGATGAATGCGGCAGCCAACGACGATACTTTCAAGGCAAAAAATTATCCTTCTCCTTCCGATGCTTTTGGCATCGGAGATGATGACGATAATGATGTTCCGTTTTAG
- a CDS encoding acetyl-CoA carboxylase carboxyl transferase subunit alpha, producing the protein MEYLDFELPIKELHEQLNKCKIIGEDTDVDVTETCKKIEKKLADTKRDIYKNLTAWQRVQLSRHPNRPYTLDHIKALCGDTWLELHGDRNVKDDKAMIGGLGKIGDQSFMFIGQQKGYNTKTRQYRNFGMSNPEGYRKALRLMKSAEKFGIPVVTLIDTPGAYPGLEAEERGQGEAIARNILEMTRLKVPIITIIIGEGASGGALGIGVGDRVLMLENTWYSVISPESCSSILWRSWEYKEQAAEALKLTAKDMKKLKLVDEIIKEPLGGAHADREGAFLAVKEAILKNFDDLKNLSPADLVSQRMDKYDNMGVYKS; encoded by the coding sequence ATGGAATATTTGGATTTTGAGCTTCCGATTAAGGAACTGCACGAGCAATTAAATAAATGCAAGATAATAGGTGAGGATACTGACGTTGACGTTACGGAAACTTGCAAAAAAATTGAAAAGAAGCTCGCAGACACCAAACGTGATATCTATAAAAATCTAACTGCTTGGCAACGCGTTCAACTCTCTAGACATCCAAATCGTCCTTATACTTTAGATCATATAAAAGCGCTATGTGGCGATACTTGGTTAGAACTTCACGGCGACAGAAATGTTAAGGATGATAAAGCCATGATTGGTGGTTTGGGTAAAATAGGTGATCAGAGCTTTATGTTTATCGGTCAACAGAAAGGATACAACACCAAAACTAGACAGTATAGGAATTTTGGAATGTCAAATCCTGAAGGTTATAGAAAAGCCTTAAGGTTGATGAAGTCGGCGGAAAAATTCGGCATCCCTGTGGTTACGCTTATTGATACTCCAGGTGCTTATCCAGGCCTCGAAGCTGAAGAAAGAGGACAAGGTGAAGCAATCGCAAGGAACATACTAGAAATGACCCGCTTAAAAGTGCCCATCATCACGATAATTATAGGTGAAGGCGCTTCTGGTGGTGCTTTAGGAATTGGCGTTGGTGATAGAGTTCTAATGTTAGAAAATACTTGGTATTCTGTGATCTCACCTGAATCTTGTTCTTCAATCTTATGGAGAAGCTGGGAGTATAAAGAACAAGCAGCTGAAGCTTTAAAGCTTACTGCCAAGGATATGAAGAAGTTAAAGTTGGTTGACGAAATCATCAAAGAACCTTTAGGTGGAGCACATGCCGATAGGGAAGGTGCTTTCCTTGCGGTTAAAGAAGCGATTCTTAAAAATTTTGACGATCTAAAAAACTTATCCCCCGCAGATCTAGTTTCTCAGCGAATGGATAAATACGATAATATGGGGGTCTATAAGTCTTAA
- a CDS encoding EamA-like transporter family protein has product MPNANFKNYLHLHFLVFIAGFTAILGNLISIGSIDLVWYRMVFAGILMFIYILWKRYKLKISRKNFIQYSLAGLLIALHWITFFESIKQSNVSIALAMFSTGAFFASFLEPLFYRRRIKRYEILLGIVVILGVYLITKSELQYINGILLGIISALFSTCFAILNGQHVKTERPSIIAFYEFISGVFFITIFHLVFREGFNKDFFNLSITDLSYLLILASICTAYAFIAVIKIMKYITPYTVVLTYNLEPVYGIILAIILFPAQEIMGIEFYIGAALVIGVVILNEILSRRNLKLNIAQTKQL; this is encoded by the coding sequence ATGCCAAACGCTAACTTTAAGAATTACCTCCATCTTCACTTTTTAGTTTTTATTGCTGGCTTTACTGCAATTCTTGGTAATCTTATCAGCATCGGTTCTATCGATTTGGTTTGGTACAGAATGGTTTTCGCTGGGATTTTGATGTTCATTTATATTCTTTGGAAACGCTATAAACTAAAAATCAGCCGTAAAAATTTCATTCAATATAGTCTTGCGGGACTGCTCATAGCTTTACATTGGATTACTTTTTTCGAATCCATTAAACAATCAAATGTCTCAATTGCTTTGGCAATGTTCTCTACAGGAGCATTTTTCGCCTCCTTTTTAGAACCCTTGTTTTACCGGAGAAGAATAAAAAGATACGAGATTTTGCTGGGGATAGTGGTAATTCTTGGTGTTTATTTGATTACCAAAAGTGAGCTTCAATATATTAACGGAATATTGCTCGGAATAATTTCTGCTCTTTTCTCGACTTGCTTTGCCATCCTAAACGGTCAACATGTTAAAACGGAAAGACCTTCAATAATTGCTTTCTATGAGTTTATAAGTGGGGTGTTCTTTATAACCATTTTTCATCTTGTATTTCGTGAAGGTTTCAACAAAGACTTTTTTAATCTTTCGATTACTGATCTTTCCTATCTCCTTATTTTGGCTTCCATTTGTACCGCTTATGCCTTTATCGCTGTAATTAAGATTATGAAATATATTACGCCCTATACCGTGGTGCTTACCTATAATCTAGAACCTGTTTATGGGATTATTTTGGCAATAATTTTATTCCCTGCACAAGAGATAATGGGCATTGAGTTTTATATTGGTGCAGCCTTGGTAATTGGTGTGGTGATACTTAACGAAATTTTATCAAGACGTAACCTAAAATTAAATATTGCCCAAACAAAACAGTTATGA
- a CDS encoding lipopolysaccharide export system permease protein, whose protein sequence is MLKILDRYILKRYLLTFFTMLLLFVPIGITVHLAEKIGKILENKVPFLEVAQYFLDFTIYFAHLLFPIFLFLSVIWFTSKLANNTEIVAFLSSGVSFSRFLRPYLIGATIVSILALFLGLYFAPMASKGFNQFKYKYLKSGNSQELQTANIYRQLNEADYIYLNNFDPKINRGYYFTLEHFKDNVLQYKIAANNLVYNPIDSSYTLNTYTKRTIGEFDDVIERERQKDTVFNFDIDDLTPLTYIAETMQYGELNDFIEKERLRGSSSMGRYLVVKYKKWSLPISVFILTIIAVSVSSIKRRGGMGINLAFGITIAMVFVFFDKVFGVMAEQSDFSPIVAVWFPNVIFGILAFFLLRYAKR, encoded by the coding sequence ATGCTAAAAATACTAGACCGCTACATACTCAAACGATACCTGCTCACATTCTTTACAATGTTGTTGCTGTTTGTACCGATTGGTATTACTGTTCATTTAGCCGAAAAAATCGGAAAAATATTAGAGAACAAAGTGCCTTTTCTAGAAGTTGCACAATATTTTTTGGACTTTACCATTTACTTTGCGCATCTACTATTTCCGATTTTCTTGTTCTTATCGGTTATCTGGTTTACTTCAAAATTGGCCAATAACACAGAGATTGTGGCATTTTTAAGCTCGGGCGTTTCATTTTCAAGATTTTTGCGTCCTTATTTAATCGGAGCAACCATAGTTTCAATCTTAGCCCTTTTCCTGGGTTTGTATTTTGCGCCTATGGCGAGTAAAGGTTTCAACCAGTTTAAGTACAAATATTTAAAGAGCGGAAACAGCCAAGAGCTGCAGACCGCCAATATTTACCGGCAATTAAATGAAGCCGATTACATCTATTTGAACAATTTTGATCCAAAAATAAACCGTGGTTATTATTTCACTTTAGAACATTTTAAGGATAATGTTCTTCAATATAAAATCGCCGCGAATAATCTGGTTTACAATCCAATTGATTCATCTTACACATTAAACACATATACCAAAAGAACCATTGGTGAATTTGATGATGTGATAGAACGGGAAAGACAAAAGGATACTGTCTTCAATTTTGATATTGATGATCTTACGCCTCTAACTTATATTGCCGAAACAATGCAGTATGGCGAGCTAAACGATTTTATTGAAAAGGAAAGATTGCGAGGTTCTTCAAGTATGGGAAGATATTTGGTAGTCAAGTACAAAAAATGGAGTTTACCGATTTCAGTTTTTATTCTAACGATTATTGCCGTATCCGTGTCTTCTATAAAAAGGCGAGGAGGGATGGGAATCAATTTAGCCTTTGGTATTACCATCGCCATGGTTTTTGTTTTCTTCGATAAGGTTTTTGGAGTTATGGCAGAACAATCAGACTTTTCGCCGATTGTAGCCGTTTGGTTTCCGAATGTAATTTTTGGTATTTTGGCATTTTTTCTTCTTCGATATGCCAAACGCTAA
- a CDS encoding tRNA-guanine transglycosylase, which yields MPIEKLLMKFQLNKEDKETKARAGVITTDHGKIETPIFMPVGTVGTVKGVHQRELKEDINPDIILGNTYHLYLRPQTEILEKAGGLHKFMNWDRNILTDSGGYQVYSLSANRKIKEEGVKFKSHIDGSYHTFTPENVMEIQRKIGADIIMAFDECTPYPCEYNYAKRSMHMTHRWLDRCINHLEKVPFRYDYGQTFFPIVQGSTYKDLRVQSAEYIAGVGAEGNAIGGLSVGEPAEEMYEMTEIVTAILPVEKPRYLMGVGTPINILENIALGIDMFDCVMPTRNARNGMLFTAHGTINIKNKKWEDDFSPIDEMDITYVDTYYTKAYLKHLFSVNELLGKQIATIHNLGFYLWLVREARKHILEGDFATWKSMMVKQMDKRL from the coding sequence TTGCCGATTGAAAAACTTCTAATGAAATTTCAACTAAATAAAGAAGATAAAGAGACCAAAGCTAGGGCAGGAGTTATAACAACTGACCATGGTAAGATTGAAACTCCCATTTTTATGCCGGTCGGTACGGTCGGTACGGTTAAAGGTGTACATCAGAGAGAGTTAAAAGAAGATATTAATCCGGATATTATCCTTGGGAATACCTATCATCTTTACCTACGACCTCAAACCGAGATTTTAGAGAAAGCGGGAGGATTGCATAAATTCATGAACTGGGATAGAAACATCTTAACCGATTCTGGAGGCTACCAAGTGTATTCCCTTTCGGCCAACCGAAAGATAAAGGAAGAGGGTGTAAAATTTAAGAGCCATATCGATGGTAGTTACCATACTTTCACCCCAGAAAATGTAATGGAAATCCAACGTAAAATTGGTGCGGATATAATTATGGCCTTTGATGAATGTACTCCATATCCGTGCGAATACAATTATGCGAAACGGTCTATGCACATGACGCATAGATGGTTGGATAGATGTATCAATCATCTTGAAAAAGTCCCATTTAGGTATGATTATGGGCAAACATTTTTCCCGATAGTTCAGGGAAGCACTTATAAAGATTTACGGGTTCAATCGGCGGAATATATTGCTGGCGTTGGTGCGGAAGGAAATGCGATTGGTGGTCTTTCGGTAGGAGAGCCGGCAGAAGAAATGTACGAAATGACCGAAATCGTTACTGCTATCTTGCCAGTTGAAAAGCCAAGATATCTTATGGGCGTAGGTACTCCCATAAACATATTAGAGAATATTGCTCTCGGAATTGATATGTTCGACTGCGTGATGCCAACCAGAAATGCTAGAAATGGAATGCTTTTTACAGCACATGGAACCATAAACATCAAAAATAAAAAGTGGGAAGATGATTTTTCCCCGATTGATGAGATGGATATTACTTACGTAGATACTTACTACACTAAGGCTTACCTTAAACATTTATTCTCTGTTAACGAATTATTAGGAAAACAGATCGCAACAATTCATAACTTGGGCTTCTATTTATGGTTGGTTCGCGAAGCGCGTAAACATATTTTAGAAGGTGATTTCGCTACTTGGAAATCAATGATGGTAAAGCAAATGGATAAGCGTTTATAA
- a CDS encoding transketolase encodes MADLAYLNDFVIQVRRDILRMVHKVNSGHPGGSLGCTEFMVALYAEIMDRKEGFDMDGEGEDLFFLSNGHISPVFYSVLARTGYFEVEELSTFRLINSRLQGHPTTHEGLPGIRIASGSLGQGMSVALGAAQTKKLNGDNHLVYTLHGDGELQEGQNWEGIMYAAANKVDNIISTIDRNGQQIDGSTKEVLDLGSLRAKFEAFGWTVVDIEEGNSLEAIISGLAQAKSLSGKGKPVCVILDTVMGNGVDFMMHTHAWHGKAPNDEQLKIGLEQNPETLGDY; translated from the coding sequence ATGGCCGATTTAGCTTATCTAAATGATTTTGTAATCCAAGTAAGAAGGGACATTTTGCGAATGGTCCACAAAGTAAATTCTGGTCATCCAGGTGGATCGTTAGGATGCACAGAATTTATGGTAGCTCTTTATGCCGAAATAATGGACAGGAAAGAAGGTTTTGATATGGATGGTGAAGGTGAAGATCTGTTTTTCCTTTCCAACGGACATATTTCTCCCGTCTTCTATAGCGTCTTGGCAAGAACCGGATATTTTGAGGTTGAAGAATTGAGCACTTTCCGATTAATCAATTCACGTTTACAAGGCCACCCAACTACACATGAAGGGTTGCCAGGAATCCGTATTGCATCTGGTTCTTTAGGACAAGGGATGTCCGTGGCATTAGGTGCGGCACAGACCAAAAAACTTAATGGAGACAATCATTTAGTTTATACTCTTCACGGCGATGGCGAATTGCAAGAAGGTCAAAATTGGGAAGGAATTATGTATGCTGCCGCCAATAAGGTAGATAATATCATAAGCACCATAGACCGTAATGGCCAACAGATAGATGGCTCTACCAAGGAAGTTCTAGACTTAGGAAGTTTAAGAGCAAAATTTGAAGCCTTTGGTTGGACGGTTGTCGATATTGAAGAAGGAAATAGTTTAGAAGCCATAATTAGCGGATTGGCCCAGGCCAAGTCTTTATCTGGAAAAGGCAAACCCGTCTGTGTTATTCTAGACACGGTTATGGGTAATGGAGTGGATTTTATGATGCATACTCACGCTTGGCATGGTAAAGCACCTAATGATGAACAATTAAAAATAGGATTAGAGCAAAATCCGGAAACCTTAGGAGATTACTAA
- a CDS encoding transketolase yields MKTYKNTGSNDTRSGFGAGLTELGQTNENVVALCADLIGSLKMDDFKKNHPERFFQVGIAEANMIGMAAGMTIGGKIPFTGTFANFSTGRVYDQIRQSVAYSDKNVKICASHAGVTLGEDGATHQILEDIGLMKMLPGMTVINTCDYNQTKAATLAIAEHKGPVYLRFGRPKVPNFTEENQKFEIGKAIELIEGTDVTIIATGHLVWEALEAAKTLNDEGISAEVINIHTIKPLDEKAILKSVKKTKCVVTAEEHNFLGGLGESVARTLTLNFPAAQEFVATKDTFGESGTPEQLMDKYGLNAEAIVKATKKVLARK; encoded by the coding sequence ATGAAAACATATAAAAATACTGGAAGCAACGATACAAGATCAGGATTTGGAGCAGGACTCACAGAATTAGGACAAACCAACGAAAATGTGGTTGCTCTTTGTGCGGATTTAATCGGTTCTTTAAAAATGGATGATTTCAAAAAGAACCATCCAGAAAGATTTTTTCAAGTTGGGATTGCTGAAGCAAACATGATTGGGATGGCAGCTGGGATGACTATAGGCGGGAAAATTCCATTTACAGGAACTTTTGCAAACTTTTCGACCGGAAGGGTTTATGACCAAATTCGCCAGAGTGTTGCTTATTCAGATAAAAATGTGAAAATATGTGCTTCACATGCCGGGGTGACTTTGGGTGAAGATGGAGCGACACATCAGATTTTAGAAGACATTGGGTTAATGAAGATGCTACCCGGGATGACGGTTATCAACACTTGTGATTATAACCAAACTAAGGCTGCAACTTTAGCTATTGCAGAGCATAAAGGACCTGTTTACTTAAGATTTGGGCGTCCAAAAGTTCCAAATTTTACAGAAGAGAATCAAAAATTTGAAATTGGCAAAGCTATAGAACTTATTGAAGGAACTGATGTCACCATCATTGCGACCGGTCATCTTGTTTGGGAAGCATTAGAAGCTGCTAAAACCTTAAATGATGAAGGGATTTCGGCCGAAGTTATCAACATTCACACCATTAAACCATTAGATGAAAAGGCGATTCTTAAATCAGTTAAGAAAACAAAATGCGTGGTAACTGCCGAAGAACATAACTTTCTTGGTGGATTAGGAGAAAGCGTAGCAAGAACCCTTACTTTAAATTTTCCTGCGGCCCAAGAATTTGTGGCAACCAAGGATACTTTTGGTGAATCTGGCACACCAGAACAGCTTATGGACAAATATGGTCTTAACGCTGAAGCTATTGTAAAGGCTACTAAAAAGGTTCTCGCTAGAAAATAA
- a CDS encoding Outer membrane protein beta-barrel domain-containing protein yields MKKIILSIFALSLLSFSVQAQNGTSYGIKGGLNYNGNGEYFKSIEANAQNPDRNVGYHFGVFGKIGDQIYFKPELVYTHTKSDYNSDDFVMNKIDAPLLVGLKLLGPVSVFGGPALQYILNSEFDGITIDDVDNDFSVGLNFGIALNFNKIGIDLRYERGFSKNEANFMQNNNLDIFQSSRLDTRPEQLILSLSLAL; encoded by the coding sequence ATGAAAAAAATCATTTTAAGTATTTTCGCTTTATCACTTTTGAGTTTTTCAGTCCAAGCTCAAAACGGAACTTCCTACGGTATTAAGGGTGGCCTTAACTATAATGGCAACGGTGAGTATTTTAAATCTATTGAAGCCAACGCCCAAAATCCCGACCGAAATGTTGGTTATCATTTTGGCGTCTTTGGAAAAATTGGAGACCAAATCTACTTTAAGCCAGAGCTTGTCTACACCCACACTAAAAGTGATTATAACAGTGACGACTTCGTGATGAACAAAATCGATGCTCCACTTTTGGTTGGTCTTAAATTGTTAGGTCCAGTAAGTGTCTTTGGTGGACCGGCTTTACAATATATTTTGAATAGTGAGTTCGACGGTATTACCATCGATGATGTAGACAACGACTTTAGTGTAGGTCTTAATTTCGGAATTGCACTTAACTTCAATAAAATTGGGATCGACCTTCGCTATGAACGAGGGTTTTCGAAAAACGAGGCAAACTTTATGCAGAATAATAATCTGGATATCTTTCAGAGCAGTCGTTTAGATACGAGGCCAGAACAACTTATCTTGAGTCTTTCGTTGGCTCTTTAG